Proteins encoded together in one Streptomyces sp. TLI_171 window:
- the thrC gene encoding threonine synthase, whose amino-acid sequence MAVDTAATVDLGPAAALSCRECGARSPLGPDFACIECFGPLEIAYDYAGYDAEELRKRIEAGPASIWRYAPLLPVPADVAEKPNLNPGWTPLVKADNLGRELGFTAQLHIKDDSGNPTHSFKDRVVACAIEAARAFHFTTLSCSSTGNLAGAVGAAAARAGFKSCVFIPHDLEQGKVVMAGVYGGELVGIDGNYDDVNRFCSELIGDPVGEGWGFVNVNLRPYYGEGSKTLAFEICEQLGWRLPEQIVIPIASGSQLTKIDKGLQELIKLGLVEDRPYKIFGAQAEGCSPVSAAFKAGRDVIKPVKPDTIAKSLAIGNPADGPYVLDIARRTGGAVEDVTDAEVVEAIKLLARTEGIFAETAGGVTVGVLKKLVETGQLDPSKETVAINTGDGLKTLDAVADAGMTAVIRPTLESFRAAGLATA is encoded by the coding sequence ATGGCTGTTGACACTGCCGCCACCGTCGATCTCGGTCCCGCCGCCGCGCTGTCCTGTCGCGAATGCGGCGCGCGCTCCCCGCTCGGTCCGGACTTCGCCTGCATCGAGTGTTTCGGCCCGCTGGAGATCGCGTACGACTACGCGGGCTACGACGCCGAGGAGCTGCGCAAGCGGATCGAGGCCGGGCCGGCGTCGATCTGGCGCTACGCCCCGCTGCTGCCCGTCCCGGCCGACGTCGCCGAGAAGCCGAACCTGAACCCCGGCTGGACCCCGCTGGTGAAGGCCGACAACCTGGGCCGCGAGCTGGGCTTCACCGCGCAGCTGCACATCAAGGACGACTCCGGCAACCCCACCCACTCCTTCAAGGACCGGGTGGTGGCCTGCGCCATCGAGGCCGCCCGCGCCTTCCACTTCACCACCCTGTCCTGCTCGTCGACCGGCAACCTGGCCGGCGCGGTGGGCGCCGCCGCCGCCCGGGCTGGCTTCAAGTCCTGCGTGTTCATCCCGCACGACCTGGAGCAGGGCAAGGTCGTGATGGCCGGCGTGTACGGCGGCGAGCTGGTCGGCATCGACGGCAACTACGACGACGTGAACCGCTTCTGCTCGGAGCTGATCGGCGACCCGGTCGGCGAGGGCTGGGGCTTCGTCAACGTCAACCTGCGCCCGTACTACGGCGAGGGCTCCAAGACCCTGGCGTTCGAGATCTGCGAGCAGCTCGGCTGGCGGCTGCCCGAGCAGATCGTCATCCCGATCGCCTCCGGCTCCCAGCTCACCAAGATCGACAAGGGCCTGCAGGAGCTGATCAAGCTCGGCCTGGTCGAGGACCGGCCGTACAAGATCTTCGGCGCCCAGGCCGAGGGCTGCTCCCCGGTCTCCGCCGCCTTCAAGGCCGGCCGCGACGTGATCAAGCCGGTCAAGCCGGACACCATCGCCAAGTCGCTGGCGATCGGCAACCCGGCCGACGGCCCGTACGTGCTGGACATCGCCCGCCGCACCGGCGGCGCCGTCGAGGACGTCACCGACGCCGAGGTGGTCGAGGCGATCAAGCTGCTGGCCCGCACCGAGGGCATCTTCGCCGAGACCGCGGGCGGCGTGACCGTCGGCGTGCTGAAGAAGCTGGTCGAGACCGGTCAGCTCGACCCGTCCAAGGAGACCGTCGCGATCAACACCGGCGACGGCCTGAAGACCCTCGACGCGGTCGCCGACGCCGGCATGACCGCCGTGATCCGCCCGACGCTGGAGTCCTTCCGCGCCGCCGGCCTCGCCACCGCCTGA
- a CDS encoding glucosyl-3-phosphoglycerate synthase, with protein sequence MAEQPEPGVLPEVADWLRRRSWSAADRPLDVLLAAKRAAGPAGTVSVVLPALDEESTVGEIVAAIRGELMERVPLVDELVVVDSGSVDDTAAAAAAAGARVVHRDAVLPRLPAGPGKGEVLWRALYATSGAIVCYVDADLREFDPAFVSGIVGPLLTDPGLHLVKAMYDRPFEADGAVVPAGGGRVTELVARPLLNLHWPQLAGFVQPLGGEYAARRSLLERLPFPTGYGVELGLLVDALELVGLDALAQVDVGVRHHRHQDGQALGRMAATIYRTALERLDRTHRLKADADLVRPLLTQYTRTPAGFTPRTHPVPAAERPPMATVPEYRERH encoded by the coding sequence TTGGCCGAGCAGCCCGAGCCCGGGGTCCTGCCGGAGGTGGCCGACTGGCTGCGCCGCCGGTCCTGGAGCGCCGCCGACCGCCCGCTCGACGTGCTGCTCGCGGCCAAACGCGCCGCCGGGCCGGCCGGCACCGTGTCCGTGGTGCTGCCCGCCCTGGACGAGGAGTCCACCGTCGGCGAGATCGTCGCCGCGATCCGGGGCGAGCTGATGGAGCGCGTCCCGCTGGTGGACGAGCTGGTGGTGGTCGACTCCGGGTCGGTGGACGACACCGCCGCCGCCGCGGCCGCCGCCGGCGCGCGGGTGGTGCACCGGGACGCCGTGCTGCCCCGGCTGCCCGCCGGCCCCGGCAAGGGCGAGGTGCTGTGGCGCGCGCTGTACGCCACCAGCGGCGCGATCGTCTGCTACGTGGACGCCGACCTGCGCGAGTTCGACCCGGCGTTCGTCTCCGGCATCGTCGGCCCGCTGCTCACCGACCCCGGCCTGCACCTGGTCAAGGCCATGTACGACCGCCCCTTCGAGGCCGACGGCGCCGTCGTCCCGGCCGGCGGCGGCCGGGTGACCGAACTGGTCGCCCGCCCGCTGCTCAACCTGCACTGGCCGCAACTGGCGGGCTTCGTCCAGCCGCTCGGCGGCGAGTACGCGGCCCGCCGCAGCCTGCTGGAGCGGCTCCCGTTCCCGACCGGCTACGGGGTCGAACTCGGCCTGCTGGTCGACGCGTTGGAGCTGGTCGGGCTGGACGCGCTGGCCCAGGTCGACGTCGGCGTCCGGCACCACCGGCACCAGGACGGCCAGGCCCTCGGCCGGATGGCCGCCACCATCTACCGCACCGCCCTGGAGCGTCTCGACCGCACCCACCGCCTCAAGGCCGACGCCGACCTGGTCCGCCCCCTGCTGACCCAGTACACCCGCACCCCCGCGGGT
- a CDS encoding MoaD/ThiS family protein, which produces MSATVRIPTILRTYTGGAAEVTAEGATLAAVIADLEANHAGIAARLLDDTGKLRRFVNVYVNDDDVRFDGGLDTEIKDGASVSIIPAVAGGC; this is translated from the coding sequence ATGAGCGCCACCGTCCGCATCCCGACCATCCTGCGCACCTACACCGGCGGCGCCGCCGAGGTGACCGCCGAGGGCGCCACCCTGGCCGCCGTCATCGCGGACCTGGAGGCGAACCACGCCGGGATCGCCGCCCGCCTGCTGGACGACACCGGCAAGCTGCGCCGCTTCGTCAACGTGTACGTCAACGACGACGACGTGCGTTTCGACGGCGGCCTGGACACCGAGATCAAGGACGGCGCCTCGGTGTCGATC